The Candidatus Deferrimicrobiaceae bacterium genomic sequence GGCTCCATCCCCGCGCAGAGCGCCTCCTCGTTCCGGCCGACGATCAGGTCCACGCCCCATTCGCGGGCCATCCGGTCGCGGTACACGATCATCCCGGGGTGCTTGTAGTTCGTGTCGATGTGAACGAGCGGGAAGGGAACCCGGCCGAAGAACGCCTTGCGGGCCAGCCACAGAATCGTCGTCGAATCCTTCCCGATCGACCACAGCATCGCGAGGTCCCGGAACTTGCGGAACGCCTCGCGAATGATGTAGATGCTCTGGTTCTCCAGGGCGTCGAGGTGGTCCATGCTCACCGGTCTCTTTTCTTGCGCCCGCGGGGCGGGACCGGCGGTTCCTTCCGGTCGGCCCCGTGAGAAGATTGGTGGAGCCCGCACTCCTTGCGCTCCGGGCTCTCCCACCACCAACGTCCCGCCCGGGGATCCTCTCCGTGGAGTATGGCCCGCGTGCAGGGGGCGCAGCCGATCGAGGGGTACCCCATGTCGTGCAGCCGGTTGTAGGGAAGGCCGCGCTCCCGGACGAACGACCGGACCTGTTCATCGCTCCAGTCGGCCAACGGGTTGATCTTGAGGATCCCGCCGTGCCCCCCGTCGATCTCGAAAACCG encodes the following:
- a CDS encoding phosphoadenosine phosphosulfate reductase family protein, whose product is MDHLDALENQSIYIIREAFRKFRDLAMLWSIGKDSTTILWLARKAFFGRVPFPLVHIDTNYKHPGMIVYRDRMAREWGVDLIVGRNEEALCAGMEPAKGRFLCCNSLKTQGLQQVLEKHGFKGVFLGIRRDEEGSRAKERVFS